The following coding sequences lie in one Flavobacteriales bacterium genomic window:
- the fahA gene encoding fumarylacetoacetase, whose product MIEANNPKLKSWISVPQNSDFPIQNIPFGVAKTKNGTVVVSRIGDTVIDIHQLALHNLVKFDAALFNSSFLNDFMLLGKQATRDLRNQLSQLFVDTNTEAQNNSNVKAALLNIADVEMLLPIKVGDYTDFYSSEQHAFNVGCLFRDPKNALMPNWKYIPVGYHGRSSSILASGVAIHRPKGQKRPNPEEAPVFGNCNLLDYELETAFFTYQGKPLGDSITTDEADDYIFGMALFNDWSARDIQAWEYVPLGPFLGKNFASHLSCWIVTLDALEPFRVAGPVQDPKVFPYLEYKGNKHIDINLEVLIKPENSEEVSVGKSNYKYMYWNMNQQLAHHTINGCNIRVGDCMGSGTISGPNEGQYGSMLETTWKGTKPVKMLDGSERKFIADYDTVIMRGFAEKDGVRIGFGEVAAKVLPAK is encoded by the coding sequence ATGATAGAAGCAAATAACCCTAAATTAAAAAGCTGGATTTCAGTGCCACAAAACAGCGATTTTCCAATACAAAACATTCCATTTGGTGTAGCGAAAACAAAAAACGGAACAGTTGTCGTTTCCCGTATTGGCGATACAGTAATTGATATTCACCAATTGGCGTTACACAATTTAGTAAAGTTTGATGCTGCTTTATTTAATTCATCATTTTTAAACGATTTTATGTTGTTGGGTAAACAAGCTACTCGCGATTTAAGAAATCAATTATCTCAACTTTTTGTTGATACCAATACAGAAGCTCAAAACAACTCGAACGTTAAAGCTGCTTTGTTGAATATTGCTGACGTAGAAATGTTGTTGCCAATAAAGGTTGGCGATTATACTGATTTTTATTCGAGCGAGCAACATGCTTTTAATGTAGGTTGTTTGTTTAGAGATCCAAAAAATGCGTTAATGCCAAACTGGAAATACATTCCTGTGGGGTATCACGGTCGTTCAAGTTCCATTTTGGCTTCGGGTGTTGCAATACATCGTCCAAAAGGTCAAAAAAGACCAAACCCAGAAGAAGCTCCGGTTTTTGGAAATTGTAATTTGTTGGATTATGAATTGGAAACAGCATTTTTCACTTATCAAGGCAAACCACTTGGCGATTCAATTACCACAGACGAAGCCGACGATTATATTTTTGGAATGGCGTTGTTTAACGATTGGAGTGCTCGTGATATTCAAGCCTGGGAATATGTTCCATTAGGTCCATTTTTAGGTAAAAACTTTGCGTCACATTTATCGTGTTGGATTGTTACGTTAGATGCGTTAGAACCATTTAGAGTTGCCGGTCCAGTTCAAGATCCAAAAGTATTTCCATATTTAGAATACAAAGGCAACAAACACATTGACATTAATTTAGAAGTGCTGATTAAACCAGAAAACAGCGAAGAAGTTTCTGTGGGTAAATCAAACTACAAATACATGTACTGGAACATGAACCAACAATTGGCACATCACACCATTAATGGTTGTAATATTAGAGTTGGCGATTGCATGGGGTCAGGAACCATTAGTGGACCAAACGAAGGACAATATGGCTCAATGCTTGAAACTACATGGAAAGGAACAAAACCAGTAAAAATGCTTGACGGATCAGAGCGTAAATTTATTGCGGATTACGATACCGTAATTATGCGAGGTTTTGCCGAAAAAGATGGAGTAAGGATAGGTTTTGGTGAAGTAGCAGCAAAAGTATTGCCAGCCAAATAG
- a CDS encoding serine hydroxymethyltransferase — MSKDQEIFDLIQEEHHRQKEGVELIASENYVSDNVLKAMGSVLTNKYAEGLPFKRYYGGCEVVDVIEQIAIDRAKQLFNAAWVNVQPHSGAQANAAVMLGVLQVGDKILGFDLSHGGHLTHGSPVNFSGKLYKTSFYGVSKETGRVDYDSIEKTAIAEQPKLIIAGASAYSRDWDYKRMREVADKVGALLMADISHPAGLIARGLLNDPMPHCHIVTTTTHKTLRGPRGGMIMMGKDFENPWGLKTPKGEIKMMSAILDGAVFPGTQGGPLEHVIAAKAVAFKEALSDEYMEYCIQLMKNAKVMADELTKRGYGVISGGTDNHCMLIDLRSKNITGKEAENLLVKADITVNKNMVPFDDKSPFVTSGIRVGTAAITTRGVKEKEIVRIVELMDKVITNKDNQAIIEEVRDEVNEMMEKYPLFK, encoded by the coding sequence ATGAGCAAAGACCAAGAAATTTTTGATTTAATCCAAGAAGAACACCACAGACAAAAAGAGGGTGTAGAATTGATTGCATCTGAAAATTATGTTAGCGATAACGTATTAAAAGCAATGGGTAGTGTGTTAACCAATAAATACGCCGAAGGCTTACCTTTTAAGCGTTATTATGGTGGTTGCGAAGTGGTTGATGTTATTGAGCAAATTGCTATTGATAGAGCTAAACAATTGTTTAATGCAGCATGGGTAAATGTTCAACCACATTCAGGAGCACAAGCCAATGCAGCAGTTATGTTGGGTGTTTTGCAAGTTGGTGATAAAATTTTAGGATTTGATTTATCACACGGAGGTCATTTAACACACGGTTCGCCAGTAAATTTTTCGGGTAAATTGTATAAAACCAGTTTTTATGGCGTAAGTAAAGAAACAGGTAGAGTTGATTACGATAGTATTGAAAAAACAGCCATAGCTGAACAACCTAAGTTAATCATTGCTGGAGCATCAGCTTACAGTAGAGATTGGGATTATAAGCGTATGCGTGAAGTGGCCGATAAAGTAGGAGCGTTGTTAATGGCAGATATTTCTCACCCTGCAGGTTTAATAGCTAGAGGTTTGTTAAACGACCCTATGCCACACTGCCACATTGTTACAACAACTACTCACAAAACATTACGTGGACCAAGAGGCGGTATGATTATGATGGGGAAAGATTTTGAAAACCCATGGGGATTAAAAACGCCAAAAGGAGAAATTAAAATGATGTCTGCCATTTTAGATGGAGCAGTTTTTCCTGGAACACAAGGAGGACCATTAGAACATGTTATTGCAGCTAAAGCGGTTGCTTTTAAAGAAGCATTGTCAGACGAATACATGGAGTACTGTATACAGCTAATGAAAAATGCCAAAGTAATGGCAGATGAATTGACGAAAAGAGGTTACGGAGTGATTTCAGGTGGTACTGATAACCATTGTATGTTAATTGATTTACGTTCAAAAAACATTACGGGTAAAGAAGCCGAAAATTTGTTGGTTAAAGCAGATATTACAGTAAACAAAAACATGGTGCCTTTCGATGATAAATCGCCATTTGTTACATCAGGAATAAGAGTAGGAACTGCAGCCATTACTACAAGAGGAGTGAAAGAAAAAGAAATAGTTCGCATCGTAGAATTGATGGACAAAGTTATCACCAACAAGGACAACCAAGCCATTATTGAAGAAGTAAGAGATGAAGTAAACGAGATGATGGAGAAATATCCGTTGTTTAAGTAA
- a CDS encoding HNH endonuclease gives MSEKINQEQRAFSAWTILTRSANNSKPITYGELARQLNLHHRAIRFILGVIQDYCMKNELPPLTIIVLNKNTGLPGDGFIAYDIENSQDGMNKVYAYEWTKLSNPFEYAQIGTTENQLIDELVNSPQNSADVFSKVKVRGISQRIFRQALLKVYDCSCAICGFSFEEALEASHIIPYSQGNADQRLDVRNGILLCSTHHKLFDNGFITINQDYTINYFDNEETIGEYSKYDKLMTSNLHLQKINLPKDVKHLPNKEYLEQHQNSE, from the coding sequence ATGAGCGAAAAAATTAACCAAGAACAAAGAGCATTTTCTGCATGGACAATTCTAACCAGAAGTGCGAATAATAGTAAACCTATAACTTACGGAGAACTTGCAAGACAGTTAAACCTTCATCATAGAGCAATAAGATTTATTTTAGGAGTTATTCAAGATTATTGTATGAAAAATGAATTACCACCTTTGACAATAATTGTATTAAACAAAAATACAGGACTTCCAGGAGACGGTTTTATTGCATACGATATTGAAAATTCCCAAGATGGAATGAATAAAGTTTATGCTTACGAATGGACAAAACTATCAAACCCATTTGAGTATGCACAAATTGGAACAACAGAAAATCAACTCATAGACGAACTTGTAAATTCGCCACAAAATTCGGCAGACGTTTTTTCGAAAGTTAAAGTAAGAGGAATATCACAAAGAATTTTTAGACAAGCATTATTAAAAGTTTACGACTGTTCTTGTGCTATATGTGGATTTTCATTTGAGGAAGCATTGGAGGCTTCACACATAATTCCATATTCACAAGGAAATGCCGACCAAAGACTAGATGTTAGAAACGGTATTTTACTTTGCTCGACACATCATAAACTTTTTGACAATGGTTTCATAACAATAAATCAAGATTATACAATTAACTATTTTGACAACGAAGAAACAATTGGAGAATATAGCAAATATGACAAATTAATGACGAGTAATTTACACTTACAGAAAATTAATCTACCCAAAGACGTAAAACATTTACCCAACAAAGAGTATTTAGAACAACATCAAAATAGCGAATAA
- a CDS encoding Smr/MutS family protein, with the protein MSFEVGNKVKFVNENLEGVVKAILKNDVLLIEASDGFDHKVKPNQVLVINNDNSVAYRVDNAELKSKITSSNSKKTFNTVLAKYTATNKFQYEKVLEIDLHLEELVEYPMRLDDWQRLHTQMQHVKKCMEAALNQRYRKLVFIHGVGQGVLKSEIRTYLLQFDNIVVKDADYKEYGSGATEVVIK; encoded by the coding sequence ATGAGTTTTGAGGTAGGAAATAAAGTAAAATTCGTTAACGAAAATTTAGAAGGCGTAGTAAAAGCCATTCTAAAAAACGATGTATTGCTTATTGAGGCTTCCGATGGTTTCGACCATAAAGTAAAACCCAACCAAGTTTTGGTAATCAATAACGATAATTCTGTAGCTTACAGGGTTGATAATGCTGAACTCAAGAGTAAAATAACCAGCTCAAATTCAAAAAAAACCTTTAACACTGTTTTAGCTAAATACACGGCTACCAATAAGTTTCAGTACGAAAAAGTACTTGAAATTGATTTACATTTAGAAGAATTAGTCGAATATCCCATGCGATTAGACGATTGGCAACGCCTACATACTCAAATGCAACACGTAAAAAAATGTATGGAAGCTGCCCTAAACCAGCGTTACCGTAAACTGGTGTTTATACACGGAGTAGGGCAAGGCGTGTTAAAATCTGAGATACGAACCTACCTTTTACAATTCGATAATATTGTAGTTAAAGATGCCGATTATAAGGAGTATGGTTCTGGTGCAACGGAGGTGGTTATAAAATAG
- a CDS encoding TolC family protein → MRLVITFITILLSNLLLAQDNLSLKDAIEMGLKSNYQIQIAGKNVEIAERNNNWLEAGALPSINTNATQGFNWNDNNNPASFIQGTSKSTSLTYGADLNWVLFNGFKVKIGKDKLQYLQEQSEGNAAVVVENTIQSIILGYYNALLQQEKLNAIGKLVQVSTDRLKYVTTKKELGTASTFDLLQVKNALLTDSTNYLMQELAFNNALRNLNMLMAIDVEKKFVLSDKLEHTQQMISQDGLKNRMLSNNQTLKNQYINQNILKKDKGLMRANMFPVLSFNAGTNKTISGFEGTGLGGQKINTSGNESFAYYANFTLTFNLFNGHKTHRAFNNLRIQEEIADLTSSEMELTLTNELISIVELYKARTAILNLTNESLSTAELNLQIAKDKFQSGSITSFEFRDIQNSYLNTVVTQLEAVYNAISTNTDIVRLTGGIIEEFSNKN, encoded by the coding sequence ATGAGATTAGTTATCACATTCATCACCATATTGCTGAGTAACCTTTTACTTGCTCAAGACAATTTGTCGTTAAAAGATGCCATTGAAATGGGATTGAAAAGCAATTACCAAATTCAAATTGCAGGCAAAAATGTTGAAATAGCTGAGCGTAACAACAATTGGTTGGAAGCTGGAGCGTTACCTTCTATCAATACTAATGCAACACAAGGTTTTAATTGGAACGACAACAACAATCCTGCATCATTTATTCAAGGTACTTCAAAATCTACTAGTTTAACCTATGGTGCCGATTTAAACTGGGTGTTGTTTAACGGGTTTAAGGTTAAAATTGGAAAAGACAAGTTGCAATACTTGCAAGAACAAAGCGAAGGCAATGCAGCTGTGGTGGTTGAAAACACCATTCAATCCATTATTTTGGGGTATTACAATGCGTTGTTGCAACAAGAAAAACTAAACGCAATTGGTAAGTTGGTACAAGTTTCTACCGACAGGTTAAAGTATGTAACCACCAAAAAAGAATTGGGGACAGCTTCTACCTTTGATTTACTACAAGTAAAAAATGCATTGTTAACCGATAGCACCAATTACTTGATGCAAGAGTTGGCATTCAACAATGCATTAAGAAACCTAAACATGTTAATGGCTATTGATGTGGAGAAGAAATTTGTGTTGTCGGATAAACTTGAACATACGCAACAAATGATTAGTCAAGATGGATTGAAAAACAGAATGTTATCAAATAATCAAACCTTAAAAAACCAATACATCAATCAAAATATTTTGAAAAAAGATAAAGGATTGATGCGAGCAAATATGTTTCCTGTATTGTCGTTTAATGCTGGGACAAATAAAACCATAAGTGGATTTGAGGGAACAGGTTTGGGAGGACAAAAAATTAATACCAGCGGTAACGAATCGTTTGCCTATTACGCCAATTTTACCTTAACGTTTAATTTGTTTAACGGACACAAAACGCACCGTGCATTTAACAATTTGCGAATACAAGAAGAAATAGCTGATTTGACTTCGAGCGAAATGGAATTGACCTTGACCAACGAGTTGATTTCTATTGTGGAGTTATACAAAGCAAGAACGGCTATTTTAAACTTAACCAACGAAAGTTTATCTACAGCAGAATTAAACTTGCAAATTGCAAAAGATAAATTTCAATCGGGGAGCATCACTTCGTTTGAGTTTAGAGACATTCAAAATTCGTATTTGAACACGGTTGTTACACAATTAGAAGCAGTTTACAATGCCATTAGCACAAATACTGATATTGTAAGGTTAACGGGTGGTATTATTGAAGAGTTCAGTAATAAAAACTAA
- a CDS encoding efflux RND transporter permease subunit, which yields MRNLISYFIQNPIWANAIIIITVVFGAISIANMDSSFFPEQDPNRIGISVFYNGASPIEMEEGVTIKIEQALQGIAGIEEIFSSSSENFATVNIVAYKDVDLDEVLRDVENAVDGINSFPDGAEKPTVVKQRGFMNSRASFISLSGNVDIIKLKETAEKIEDDLLNTDAISQVLKDGYPATEFSIEVEEEQLLRYNLKFDDVANAIRFNNRDVSAGSVKTDGEEFLIRAKAKQNTELGIEDLVVRTLPKGEVIRIGDIAKVKYQFADSPIKSFVNGKRNITLTIMKLEDEDLGKISKEVKRYVEEFNAKNEDMELTIMFQFYDMLKQRIDMLLNNGLMGLLLVLIVLGLFLNLRLSIWVAAGIPISFLGMFIFGFFYGITINMISLFGMILVVGIVVDDGIVIAENIYAHYERGKSPLDATIDGTMEVISSVFTSVLTTVVAFSVLMFIEGMEQMKEMAFVVIASLLFSMIEAFLVLPSHLKSKRLQQQDKKLNWFGKLKLKVEKGIAYIRDRVYGATLKSIIYKKRLRRILVFFPLLFMIIIGGLMGAGIIQSTFFPAIPFDDFKVEFAYKSGEPKEKTTEFMWYCYEKVMEVKYELEEEYGDTLITYVSAVVGGTEELGESGSHAGMVRVNLDVEGAEISSFEIAKRVEDKITKDPSLEKFMIGGGNRWGKPVEIALNGDNYRSIKEAKDYLKQELTRMPELKDVTDNGGQGNREILLKLTEKARLLGLTHLDITKQIRQGFFGEEVQRLIVGTEEVKVWVRYPEEDRVSMGQLDNVRIKTMTGQLIPLKELVEYEIERGEVSIKHFDGVREIRVEAAQVDAYASTSDINNKIKEDIIPKLYANYPDVKAEFRGQAEEAQKSGSSMAIIGGVLVMLMLLILSLNFNSVWQGILFFPLILSAPFYAILGHGMEHQPFSLLSVWGVIALIGVLVNDAIVFLDKYNRNLKEGMSVNDAVLDAGTSRFRAILLTSITTIAGLYPLILEPSFQAQFLVPMAISVAYGVLFGTMFILLFFPLLILLFNDTRRAFKWLWTGDKPTPEEVEPTIIDIRRKQDLE from the coding sequence ATGAGAAATCTGATTTCGTACTTTATACAAAACCCCATTTGGGCTAATGCTATCATTATCATTACGGTAGTATTTGGTGCTATTTCTATAGCAAACATGGACAGTTCTTTTTTTCCTGAACAAGATCCTAATCGAATTGGTATTAGTGTTTTCTATAATGGTGCTTCGCCTATCGAAATGGAAGAAGGTGTTACCATTAAAATTGAGCAAGCACTGCAAGGAATTGCTGGTATAGAAGAAATCTTTTCTTCATCATCAGAAAATTTTGCAACAGTAAATATAGTTGCATACAAAGATGTTGATTTAGATGAAGTGTTGCGTGATGTTGAAAATGCTGTAGATGGAATTAATAGTTTTCCTGATGGAGCTGAAAAACCTACAGTTGTAAAACAACGTGGTTTTATGAACAGTAGAGCTTCTTTCATTTCCTTGTCGGGTAACGTTGATATCATTAAACTTAAAGAAACTGCAGAGAAGATTGAAGATGACTTATTGAATACTGACGCTATAAGCCAAGTGTTAAAAGATGGTTATCCAGCAACAGAATTTTCGATAGAAGTAGAAGAAGAACAGTTGTTGCGTTACAATTTAAAATTCGATGATGTTGCCAATGCCATACGATTTAACAATAGAGATGTATCTGCTGGTTCCGTTAAAACAGATGGTGAAGAGTTTTTAATTCGTGCAAAAGCAAAACAAAATACCGAATTGGGTATTGAAGATTTGGTGGTTAGAACCTTGCCAAAAGGAGAGGTTATCCGAATTGGAGATATTGCAAAAGTGAAGTATCAATTTGCTGATTCGCCAATCAAGAGTTTTGTTAATGGTAAGCGTAACATTACCTTAACCATAATGAAATTAGAAGATGAAGATTTAGGTAAAATCTCGAAAGAAGTAAAACGATATGTTGAAGAATTTAATGCCAAAAACGAAGACATGGAGCTTACCATTATGTTCCAGTTTTACGATATGTTAAAACAACGAATTGACATGTTGTTAAACAACGGATTAATGGGCTTGTTGTTGGTGTTGATTGTGTTAGGCTTGTTTCTAAATTTAAGGCTATCAATATGGGTGGCAGCAGGTATTCCAATATCGTTTTTAGGGATGTTTATTTTTGGTTTCTTTTATGGGATAACCATTAATATGATATCGTTGTTTGGGATGATTTTAGTTGTAGGTATTGTGGTGGATGATGGTATTGTGATTGCTGAAAACATTTACGCACATTACGAAAGAGGAAAATCACCACTTGATGCAACCATTGATGGAACAATGGAGGTTATTTCTTCGGTTTTCACATCTGTGTTAACTACAGTTGTTGCTTTTAGTGTATTGATGTTTATTGAGGGAATGGAACAAATGAAAGAAATGGCATTTGTAGTAATCGCCTCTCTTTTATTCTCTATGATTGAAGCCTTTTTGGTGTTGCCATCTCACTTAAAATCGAAACGATTACAACAACAAGATAAAAAACTAAACTGGTTTGGGAAGCTAAAGTTAAAAGTTGAAAAAGGAATAGCATACATTAGGGATAGAGTATATGGAGCTACCTTAAAATCAATAATCTATAAAAAACGATTAAGACGTATACTGGTGTTTTTCCCATTATTGTTTATGATTATTATTGGTGGTTTGATGGGAGCTGGAATTATCCAATCAACCTTCTTCCCAGCAATACCTTTTGATGATTTTAAAGTAGAGTTTGCTTATAAATCGGGAGAACCAAAAGAAAAAACCACGGAATTTATGTGGTATTGCTATGAAAAGGTAATGGAAGTGAAATATGAACTGGAAGAGGAGTATGGCGATACTTTGATTACTTACGTTTCTGCTGTGGTTGGTGGTACGGAGGAGTTGGGAGAAAGCGGTTCTCATGCTGGTATGGTTCGAGTAAATTTAGATGTAGAAGGTGCCGAAATTTCGAGTTTTGAAATTGCTAAACGTGTAGAAGATAAAATTACGAAAGACCCTTCATTAGAAAAGTTTATGATTGGAGGCGGTAACCGATGGGGTAAACCTGTTGAAATTGCATTAAACGGTGATAATTATCGTTCGATAAAAGAGGCAAAAGATTACTTAAAACAAGAATTGACCAGAATGCCAGAATTAAAGGATGTAACCGATAATGGAGGTCAAGGTAATAGAGAAATTTTGTTGAAATTAACTGAGAAAGCACGTTTATTGGGTTTAACTCACTTGGATATTACTAAACAAATCCGTCAGGGCTTTTTTGGAGAGGAAGTTCAACGGTTAATTGTAGGTACTGAAGAGGTTAAGGTATGGGTGCGTTATCCTGAAGAAGACAGGGTTTCGATGGGGCAGTTGGACAATGTTCGTATTAAAACCATGACTGGTCAGTTAATTCCTCTTAAAGAATTGGTAGAATACGAAATTGAACGAGGAGAAGTAAGTATTAAACATTTTGATGGCGTTCGTGAAATTAGAGTTGAAGCCGCACAAGTAGATGCTTATGCTTCTACTTCTGACATCAACAATAAAATTAAAGAAGACATTATTCCTAAACTGTATGCCAACTACCCAGATGTAAAGGCTGAATTTAGAGGTCAAGCTGAAGAAGCTCAAAAATCAGGCTCATCAATGGCAATAATTGGTGGTGTTTTAGTTATGTTGATGTTGTTGATTTTATCATTAAACTTTAATTCTGTTTGGCAGGGTATATTGTTCTTTCCATTAATTTTAAGTGCGCCTTTTTACGCTATTTTAGGTCATGGAATGGAACATCAACCATTCTCCTTATTGAGTGTTTGGGGGGTAATTGCTTTAATTGGAGTTTTGGTAAACGATGCCATTGTATTTTTAGATAAATACAACAGAAACTTAAAAGAAGGAATGAGTGTAAATGATGCGGTATTAGATGCTGGCACATCAAGGTTTAGAGCCATTTTACTTACATCAATTACTACCATTGCTGGTTTGTATCCTTTAATTTTAGAGCCATCTTTTCAAGCACAATTTTTAGTGCCTATGGCAATATCTGTTGCTTATGGAGTGTTGTTCGGAACCATGTTTATTTTATTGTTCTTCCCGTTGTTAATTTTATTGTTTAACGATACTCGAAGAGCATTTAAATGGTTGTGGACAGGTGATAAACCTACCCCTGAAGAGGTGGAACCAACCATTATTGATATTAGAAGAAAACAAGATTTAGAATAA
- a CDS encoding HlyD family efflux transporter periplasmic adaptor subunit, with translation MKKRQLIILSVSALALLLIVWRLASGKGDDKKEKENTNENKKFVKTHTIQNDTVEIRINGFGRVSSSRNITLTAEVQGVLISTGFELKPGETFSQGQLLYKINDREAQLALKARKSAFLNIMASSLADIKVDFPESASKWTAFLDNINLDNTLPELPEIKSSKEKTFLASRNVLTEYFNIKGDEERLKKYNVYAPFNGSVVDVTSEIGGIVNPGTPIATIIKTVSLEVAIPVNTSDISLVKIGNNVALFSQDKTISFEGKVSRIAQNINTNTQSIDVFISIESNEKGKLFNGMYLEASIYAGNVYDADEIPRRSLLNDGRVFIVQDSILLKKELTIVKKNKNTVIVRDLTDNDMVVIEPVPGAVDSMVVTPIKNK, from the coding sequence ATGAAAAAAAGACAACTAATAATTCTATCTGTTTCTGCGTTAGCTTTACTTCTTATAGTTTGGAGACTTGCTTCTGGAAAAGGCGATGATAAAAAAGAAAAAGAAAATACAAACGAAAACAAGAAGTTTGTAAAAACCCATACCATCCAAAACGATACTGTTGAAATCCGTATTAACGGATTTGGTAGAGTATCATCATCAAGAAACATTACACTTACAGCCGAAGTTCAGGGTGTATTAATTAGCACTGGTTTTGAGCTTAAACCTGGAGAGACCTTCTCGCAGGGTCAATTACTGTATAAAATAAATGATAGAGAAGCACAGTTGGCTTTAAAAGCTCGTAAAAGTGCCTTTTTAAATATCATGGCTTCATCGTTGGCCGATATTAAAGTTGATTTTCCTGAAAGTGCGTCGAAATGGACAGCATTTTTAGATAATATCAATTTAGATAACACGTTGCCAGAATTACCAGAAATCAAATCATCAAAAGAAAAAACATTTTTAGCCTCACGAAATGTATTAACTGAATACTTTAACATTAAAGGAGATGAAGAGCGATTGAAAAAATACAATGTTTATGCACCGTTTAATGGTAGTGTAGTTGATGTTACTTCCGAAATTGGTGGTATTGTTAATCCAGGAACACCGATAGCAACCATTATCAAAACAGTTTCATTAGAAGTAGCTATTCCAGTTAATACAAGCGATATATCGTTGGTTAAAATTGGAAATAATGTAGCGTTGTTTAGTCAAGATAAAACCATTTCGTTTGAAGGAAAGGTAAGTAGAATAGCTCAAAACATCAATACAAATACACAATCTATCGATGTGTTTATTAGTATAGAATCGAACGAAAAAGGAAAATTATTTAACGGTATGTATTTAGAGGCAAGCATTTACGCTGGTAATGTGTATGATGCTGATGAAATACCAAGAAGATCGTTGTTAAATGATGGTCGCGTGTTTATTGTTCAAGATAGTATTTTATTGAAAAAAGAATTGACTATCGTTAAAAAGAACAAGAACACAGTTATTGTTAGAGATTTAACTGATAATGATATGGTGGTAATTGAGCCAGTGCCAGGTGCAGTTGATAGCATGGTAGTAACTCCAATCAAAAACAAATAA
- the meaB gene encoding methylmalonyl Co-A mutase-associated GTPase MeaB: MALNDFSQKKKQFFNVDYYFEGIRNKNLTILSKAITLLESTKTEHQQLAEELIELCLPLSGKSIRIGITGVPGVGKSTFIESFGKYVIETHNKKVAVLAIDPSSTKSKGSILGDKTRMNFLSTNEHAFVRPSPSSGTLGGVAKATRESIILCEAFGFDTIIIETVGVGQSETEVHSMVDFFLLLMLAGAGDELQGIKRGIMEMADTIVINKTDIEDKDRVKLAQQHYKNALHLFPANENGWIPKVETCSGLNNSGIAKVWKIITEYQQKTYDNGWFDNKRKQQAIFWLTETINNSILTLFYNKPSIKELLQKMEQDVINGKTSPFKAAKILLEKYK, encoded by the coding sequence ATGGCACTGAACGATTTTTCGCAAAAGAAAAAACAATTTTTTAATGTTGATTACTATTTTGAAGGTATTCGAAATAAGAACTTAACTATTTTAAGTAAGGCCATAACATTACTAGAAAGCACCAAAACTGAACATCAACAGTTAGCTGAAGAATTAATTGAATTGTGTTTGCCTTTGTCAGGAAAATCGATACGAATAGGCATAACAGGCGTGCCAGGCGTAGGAAAAAGTACTTTTATTGAATCCTTTGGGAAATATGTAATTGAAACCCATAATAAAAAAGTAGCTGTTTTAGCTATTGACCCAAGCAGTACAAAAAGTAAAGGAAGCATTTTAGGCGATAAAACCAGAATGAATTTCTTATCAACCAATGAACATGCTTTTGTGCGTCCATCACCATCTTCTGGTACATTAGGAGGTGTTGCCAAAGCAACAAGAGAAAGCATTATTTTGTGTGAGGCTTTTGGTTTTGATACTATCATTATTGAAACAGTTGGCGTTGGTCAATCAGAAACCGAAGTACATTCAATGGTTGATTTTTTCTTATTGCTGATGTTGGCTGGTGCAGGAGATGAATTACAAGGTATTAAACGAGGCATCATGGAAATGGCTGATACCATTGTAATTAACAAAACTGATATTGAAGATAAAGATAGGGTAAAACTTGCTCAACAGCATTATAAAAATGCATTACACCTATTTCCTGCAAATGAAAATGGTTGGATACCTAAAGTAGAAACTTGTTCTGGTTTAAACAATAGCGGCATAGCCAAAGTTTGGAAAATTATTACAGAATATCAGCAAAAAACATACGACAATGGTTGGTTTGATAACAAACGTAAACAACAAGCAATATTTTGGCTAACCGAAACCATTAATAATAGCATCTTAACTTTGTTTTATAATAAACCTTCCATCAAAGAACTGTTACAAAAAATGGAACAAGATGTAATAAACGGAAAAACTAGTCCATTTAAAGCTGCAAAAATTTTATTAGAGAAGTATAAATAA